GTTGGGCTTGttcagaggaaaggcagagagaagttcAATCTCTGAAGGCACTTTCATCAACAAGGGAGCCAAGTGGTATGAGTAACTACCACCTCTATCCTGTCACACCACACTAGCAGCCCCTCTGGCCTCCCTTTAGAGTGTGGGTGCTCCTGGCGGAGCCACATCTGAGGCCATATGCCTTTTCATGCCACACCACAGGAAAAGGGAATATGCCCTGTAGGATCTTTTTGCCTGCTGACCGCTAAGGGGGTAAGGGAAGGGCCCATATCAAATGTTACCCTCATTAATGTCTCCCATACGGTGAGAGTGATCATGCTAGAACTGTCAGTGAATAGTCACTGGATagtgaaacagaaaaagattttCTCAAAGTCAGAAACCTACCTGCATAATACCATGAAATTGAACTATGGAATTGGAGATAGAAGAAAACCGTGTGTTTTACTTCTAATACTATGTATTAAAAATgtccaaaactattttttaaatatttttaaatatattttcttagtgtttatttatttttgagagagagagcgagagagagagagagagagcatgctcagggtaagggcagagagagaggtagacaaaggatctgaagcaggctccgtgcggtcagcacagagcccagtgcggggctcaaactcacgaactgtgaaatcatgacctgagctgaagtcagacgctcaaccaactgagccacccaggtgcccctaaaactatttataaataaGGCTGGCAGAATAGCCTGCTGTCCCTAACCATGAATTACCCAGTAGGGCCCAACTTTGTCTGTTAGCCTCAGATCTCAACACAGCCAGGGAATACTGGATAGGGCACTAGGATAGCAGGGCCCACAGACAAAGGCCTGTACCTCCCTGAGACTTTTGTCAGTTCTAAGTACCCATGAGGCTGTCAGGAAAGCCCAAGGAGGCCAGTAGGTAAGAAACCTTAGGAGTTTGTGTGCATTTGTTCAAGTGTTGGCTGCTGTTGCTTCCTGGCTCTTGCTACAGGGAGACTACTATTTTAGAGATAGACACTGAGCTAATGATGTCATTGAAacctattttactttattaatacTCCCTGGGATAGTCATCCCAGTACACAGATTTTAATAGCATATCAGTGGGATCTAGTTGATGTAACTAAGGAAAGAACCTAAAAGTTTATCCTTTGTAACAATTTTAGGTTCTTGGAGAGTAACTTGTTTCTCTTGGCAggtgtatttaatatttacaatagGGATGAATTCAGTGTGGACTAGAGAATTGGAAAACACCGGACCTTGCTGAAACTTGAGTCTgacttctctcctctgtctctcttaacCCCTTTCTTGAATAGTTCAATTTCAATCTGTGGTTGATGAAATCCAGCTGTATTACAGCTCAAGAAATGTGGTTTTCATTCTCTGCTATAACTTCAGTGAACATCGGGAAATGATAGATGTACATTGCCAGATTATCTCACTGTGGGGCTAACTTGGTCTAAAGCTAGATCAAGCTTCAAGTGAGTAAATTTGAATGTCCATCTCTCCTAATTCCATTTCCACTCTGGCCAAATGAGCTTCTACTTTTCCAAAAAGGTACCTGAAAGCTAAATCCAAACTTCCACAGCTACTCCCCTGGAGTCCTATCATTGCCACCTTTGAACAAACACCATCTCCTAGGAGTTGCCACAGCTCAAAAGGTTTGCATAGCTCTGCTGGCTGTTCTAAAATGGAACTGCTAGACATCCGAGGGCAGGAGAGTACAGTGGACTACCAAATTCCTCAGACCAAGATTACTTCATCCTTTTCTTATACACTTCATGAAATTCACTTCTATTTTGAGAGGAAAGTCAACAGCAGGATCTTCCCTTCCTAATTCCACTACCATATTTTCCCCTCAACTTTTCAAACAGCATCTTTGGCCTTCACTGAAGATCATGCTGAATCCTTAAGAATCTTTCTCTGGAGGCTTTTTTCCAGGCCTTTTAAGGGCTCCTTAGCACCTGTAAAATAAACCCTAAACTCCATAACACAGCAAACAATGCTCTATGCATAATGTGGCcttaattcttcttttctttatttctcactTCTTTCCACAGCTAGGTACAATAGTCAGCCAAATTATTCAAGTTAGTATGCCCTGTGGCACCTCCATTCAGCTTCTGCTCTTACATCCTATTGGGTTCCTGCTCTTGCCTAGGTTTATGCATTGACTGCCTGTGATGTGTGAAGTGCCTAGTACTATGCCTGGAACACAGCTATTACTTAATGAATGGCAGGTGTCATTATCAATGAcactttcttccttctattttttgcattcaattaatgtttattaatagtTGCTGTACCCTTAACTGTCCACACAaaaggcttttcttcttttttgttttgttttgaacatttaattttattcaagttcttatttaaattccagttagttaacatacagtgtaatataatTTCAGGcatagagtttagtgattcatcacttacatacaacacccagtgtgcatccctacaagtgccctccttaacccagcacccatctagctcatcccCAACCTACCTCCATCCACTAACCCTGTTCGTTCTTTATCATTAacagtctgtttcctggtttgtctatttttgaataaatatgttcatctgttttgttccttaaattccacatgagtaaaatcatatggtatttgtctttctctgactgacttatttcttgcttcaattcttttttttttaatttttttttttttaactttttttttttatttatttttcggacagagagagacagagcatgaacggggtaggggcacagagagagggagacacagaatcggaaacaggctccaggctctgagccatcagcccagagcctgacgcggggctcgaactcacagaccgcgagatcgtgacctggctgaagtcggacgctcaaccgactgcgccacccaggtgcccctcttgcttCAATTCTTAAAAGAGGTAATATTAGTCTTGCTCCCactaaaacaaatatttgatCCCTGCCTATTGCTTATACTCCAAATCCCTATCATATTTTCCTTGATGATGAGGTGAACTAGACAATGAAGTCATAAAAGTCAGTGTTCCCAAGCATGTATTTGGTGACAGTAATCAGAACAGTGGTTGTTTGTGCGGGGGTGCGGGAGCGGgggttggagggggtgggggggtggggggggggattgaCTAGAAGGAGATAtaagggaactttctggaatgacagaattgttctgtattttgattggGGTGTTGGTCATTATGAACGTATATATTTGCCCAAACTCATCTAATTATGCACTTAAGATCAATGCATTTTGTTGTCTATAaaatttatcttgattttttttttaaaaaactcagaatctcctctattttttcctctgaaagCAGAGCCAAAAACTCAAATGTCTACATGAGCTTGGCAGGTAAGGGAAATGTGTAGTGGGCTAGACAGGATACAATAGGGAGGGTTGAGGGCTGCTGACAAGCTGGAGAGACTCTGCTCTTTATCCTGATCACATGGACAAGATGTATAAAAGCAGAATCTGCATTTAATAGGCACCTCAGATGTTTCAGTCATTAGCCGGTTTTCTGATACACTGTGTGCTAGGTCACAGAGCAATTAATAGTTTCCAAAGTGGGGTACATAAAATGATCTATTGAAATGTAGGAAGATAATATTTAgaacttttttcaatttttttcattttcctgttctttttcttcctcttttcactTTAGAACATACAAAGGAACACACAGAAGAGAGTATACCACATTTATCTTGCATATCCTGTGCCACATCAAGCAACTGAAGCCTGGGGTATGGAACATTTCAGAGAATGCATTGTGTAGACAAACATGACACAGGGATGGGCACTGTTCCATCAGCACGACCGAGCCTCCATGGAGGAGAGCAGCACTGCTACAGCCATAGTAAGTAAGGAACAAACTTTACTGCCCATTTCATTCTGAGGAAAAAGGAGGGAGCACTGTAGAAATCTCATTCTCTCCAGTTCTAAAGTGCAGTCTGAACTGTGAGTGCTATATGATcctctgcaaaagaaaaaagaactagtCTGTGTTTGGCTGGGAGGTAGAGGGTGGGCAGTGGCCCTGGAGCAGCTGGGATGGTGGTGCAGTGATGTGTTTGTTAACAGAGAAGCGTGCCACTTGTTGATTAGCTGACCAGTGTGGTGGACACAGCCACACCTATAAAGCCAGGGTGACAGCATCTCCTCTGTGTTCTGGCAGGTCAGAAAGCACAGAACCACAACTCTAGATTCCCATGTGCCTAGGCAACTCCTCCAACTGGCCTCAAAGGCCAGCAGGAGTCTCAGAGGACATGGTGCCTGCCCATGTACCCACCTCTGCCCTGCTGGGTGGAGAAGTGGTCAGAAAGGACTGACTTCCTTCCACTCCAATGGAATCAGGAAATCCAGAGAAACCCAGAGACAGCACCCTACCTGGtccattaattaaaataaagtttccaTTGCTCTAAATAAGACCTAGTATATGGTTGcttaaataagaataaagtttaTTTGTCTCTCAAGTACAAGTCCAAATTTGTATGGTGGCTCTGACCTGCAAAGTTGTCAGTCTCCCAGTCTCTTCCCATCTACTTGCTCCACCATCTCTAGGATGTTGCCCTTGTTTACATGATCCAAAATGCCCATATGTGGTCAATTAAAAAGTGATtactatgagaaaaaaaagaaaaattgctttGAGGACAACCACTAGTCTTCTGGCATATGATGACAACCAAAGTCCAGCCTTAAAGCATGAAACGAAAGGAATCAAAAAGTAGTCTCATAGTGTGtgagaaattaaaaagttttttatataCTCCagaaaattttttacatttttatttatttattttgagaaaggcagagagagagagagagaattccaagcaggctgtgcactgtcagcacagagcccaatgcagggcttgaactcaccaactgtgagatcatgacctgaaccaaaaccaagagccagacgctaactgactgagccacccaagcaccccagaaaacaatttttaaagcagcCTTTTTGAGTCCAGTGTATAGGATGCCAACAACCTGCAGTTTCTGCATGAGGACATGGAAAAATCCACCCAAGTTTTGTCTGTCCTGAATGATACGGTATACCTCATATATAAATACGGTGGTACTGATGACAgctgatttttttcaaacaaactgggcaatttttactatatttaagGGAAGTGCAGAGGCAGCAACTACAGAAGATGTGGCCACATTCTGTAGAGTAAACATGTCGCCTACTCAGTTCAATCTCCGAGAACCCATCCATACAAATTCGACACCGGATATAACCAGGTAGTGTGCAACTTAAAACTTCTTCTTCCAGGGCATTATGGGAGGTCCTGTTGGTCACATACACATCTCTGTTTCTCCTCAGCTCCTCCTTATCACTGCTCACCACACAGTTGCCAGTTTGCCTTTGGAGTGACCTTTTGTTTCCTCTTGGCCTCCTCCTTTCTTCAGTAATCACAACAGAGTCGTGGCAAGTTAGGTCAATCACTGCAGGTTCTAGGGATTCACAGGTGAGGTCAACTATTTCATCACTTTCCCTGAGATCTATCAGTTCTGTTTCTAAGACCATCTCAGGAGTAGAGCCCCCTTCCCCAGCTGTACGGAATTCTCGGGTTTGTCTGGAATTCACCATGCTACTGCAGCACATTCTTGTATTCATTGTGCTTGTTGGATCCAGTCTTCAGAGAAATAAGTGATCTGTCCCCAAGTTTACAGTGAATGGTAAAGTCCCCAGCTGTTGGTCAGTCACTCTCCAACTTACATAAGAATTTAGAGCCCAGATTTTCTGGTGTATTTGAACTCTGATTCTGGTTCCAGTCCTGTCTCCACCTCCACAAGTGCTGTGTTCCCACGTGGGTGGGTGGGTTTGTGAGGCTTCTGGGAGCCACTTTTAAGACAACTCAATcttaatttttaactaaaaaaaaaaaaaaaaagagaaattaagtttTGGTAATATCTAAATAAGATTGATAGTAGTGTAAAATGGATAgatatctaaagaaaaaaatgtgttttcaaaatactttagtagttatgcatttaaaaaaattttttttttcaacgtttatttatttttgggacagagagagacagagcatgaacggggcaggggcagagagagagggagacacagaatcggaaacaggctccaggctctgagccatcagcccagagcctgacgcggggctcgaactcacggaccgcgagatcgtgacctggctgaagtcggacgcttaaccgactgcgccacccaggcgccccagtagttaTGCATTTAAACAAGGTTTCAACTTTGTATCTTTCCTTATTCCATGTCCTAATGGGAAGCAGGAGAAGCCCAAGGGGCACTTACATGAAGAGAAGCACAGAAGTGCTGCATACCAAGAAAGGGTCACTATTTCATCCAAGATGCAGTGTCAGAATCTCAAGGAAACACttattttttacaaagtaaaaatGGAGACCAATAAGTTCTTtgcacatttaggtctttctttctttctttctttctttcttttatttttttttaatgttcacttatttttgagagagacagaatgtgagcaggggaggggcagaaaaagagggagacacagaatccgaagcaggctccaggccctgagctgtcagcacagagactgacatggggctcgaatccacgaactgtgagatcatgacctgagctgaagtcagacgctcaaccgactgagccacccaggcgccccctttctttcttttttttaatgttcatttattttgagagtgagagagaaagagcatggaggaggggcagagagagagggagagagggaatcccaagcaggctctgccccgtcagcacagagcctgatgtggggttccatctcatgaactctgagatcatgacctgagcccaagcgaagagttggatgcttaactgactgagccacccaggtaccctgcacATTTGGGTTTCTAACAGCAAATAAGAAATGAACCAGTTAGTCCATGCAGAGGTTCGTCATGCCCAGTGTTCCCTTTCTAACAGAGACAGCGAGAGGAGTTTTCTTGAAGCATTTCATCCCAGATTCTGTTTTAGGGAAGAAGGGATAGAGTTCAAGCATTTGCATAGGGAGACTTGGTTTGAGTCTAGGCTCTGTGACACTGGGCACACAACGTAGACAGTTAAAGTTCTCAAAACCTCAGCATGTAAAtcctttctaaaaattattttgtaatttaaaagtaATGCATCCTCAgtcatcattaggaaaatgcaaattaaagccataatgagataccatttcacactcaCGAGGATgactaagatttaaaaataaataataaaaagtgttggtgaggatgtagaaaaattggGATTCTCATATagtgctggtggaaatgtaaaatggtgcagcagctttagaaaacagtctggcagttcctcaaaagattaaaaatagagttgCCATATGGCTCAGCAACTCCACCCCTAGGTGTATactcaagagaattgaaaacttatgtccaaataaaaaatttatacatgaatgttgataatattattcataatagccccaaagtggaaacaagccaaatgcccattaactgatgaatggataaacaaaatgtggtatatccatacaatggagtatttattattaagcaataaaaaagaataaggtacAGATACTTGCTATAATATGGATAATCTCTGAAAACATATTAAGCAgtagaagccaatcacaaaagaccacaaactgtatgattccatttatatgaaatgtcaagaataggcaaatctaaaaagacagaaagatgagTGGGTCGTTAGACCTGGGGTGTTGAGGAGAAATAGGAAGTGGCTGCTAATGGGTGCAGGGTTTCTTTTGAGcataatattctaaaattgaggtgatgtttgcacaactctgtgaatatactaaaacccaccgaactgtatactttaaattgaTGAATTGTATGGTTTGTGAATAATTTCTCAATAAAGCTTTTACCAAAACAAACACCTAAGCTGCCATAGGAATGTTACACAAAACAATGTGATACAATCTGGATTTAGACACAAGCCCTAGAACCTGGTGGGAAAGTCTGGAACccgaaaggaaaatggaaagagggCACCCTGAGGAAGGCACAGTGCTCAGGTCTCCACCGGAAGCGCCGACCTGCTTACCCAGGCAATTGTTCTCTTAGACCCCACAGACACCTGCTTTCCGCCAGATCACCACCCTCAAGTGTTTACCTTTCACAACGGGCCTGCCCACCACCACTGACCCCACCCACGTATCCCATTAATCATTTAGCTATTTTGTCCTGTCCAGCCCAGTCCTGCTGAGGCAGCTCTCCTGGGAGAATAGAACAGGAAGAGTGAGTTCCAGCCGCGCGCCACTTTCCAGCCTCTGGGCTGCTTCCCTTGGCGCCTGGACTGAGTCTGGGCGAGCCGAACCCGGGTGCCTGGCTACACTGG
This window of the Prionailurus viverrinus isolate Anna chromosome B3, UM_Priviv_1.0, whole genome shotgun sequence genome carries:
- the LOC125167339 gene encoding E3 ubiquitin-protein ligase RNF4-like, producing the protein MNTRMCCSSMVNSRQTREFRTAGEGGSTPEMVLETELIDLRESDEIVDLTCESLEPAVIDLTCHDSVVITEERRRPRGNKRSLQRQTGNCVVSSDKEELRRNRDVYVTNRTSHNALEEEVLSCTLPGYIRCRICMDGFSEIELSRRHVYSTECGHIFCSCCLCTSLKYSKNCPVCLKKISCHQYHRIYI